The Acidobacteriota bacterium region GGCGCGGGCGTGGCGGGCGGGCGCCTGAAAAGCTCCTCGGAAGGAGCTCCGGCGGGGGCGAGATTCGGTCCCGCAAAGCTCTGATCCCGTCCCTTATACTAAGCTTCGGTCCGCCAGAAAAACGAGCTTTCTCAGACCACTTCGAGGAAGACCCAGCCGACCCGTCCCAAGACCGCAACGGCGCCTTCTCGCCGCACCCGCAAGGAGAATCCATGGGCCGTCGATTCAGCCTCGTTCTCACGATTTTCGCCCTTCTCTCGGTGTCCCTGTCCGCCGACGGCGGCTCGGTGAGCGGCAAGATCGTCTTCGATGACAAGATTCCCCGGCTGCGCCCACTGCGCATCGAGTCCGATCCTGCCTGCGCCGCGAAACACGACGGGCGGGTCTATCCGGACTTCTTGATCCTGGGGGAGGACAATGCCCTCGCCAACGTCCTGATCCAGGTCCGAAATCCTCCGCCGGGCAACTACCAAGCCCCGGAAGAAGCGATCGTCATCGATCAGGTGGGCTGCGTCTACACACCCAGGGTGGTCGCCGTGATGACCGGTCAAGAGCTCCTCTTCCGCAACTCCGACGGCATTCTCCACAACGTCCACGGGCTTCCCAAGGCGAACCGCGAGTTCAACATCGGCATGCCGCCCACGGTGGCCGAGTCCTCCCAGAGGCTGGTCGAGCCGGAGCCGGCCTTCCCGGTGCGCTGCGACGTTCATCCCTGGATGGAGGCCTACGTCGCCGTGCTCAGCCACCCCTTCTTCTCGATCTCCGGAGAAGACGGACGTTACGAGATCGATGATCTGCCACCCGGCACCTACGAGCTCGCCGCCTGGCACGAGAAGCTCGGCATCCACACCACCACGGTGACCGTCGAGGAAGGCGAAGCGACCGCGGACTTCACTTTGCGCGTGCCGAAATAGGCCATCCCTGCGACGATCCGGGCCGCTCGCAGAGAGACGCGTCGGCCTCTGGAGAAAGGCTGATCATCGACACTCCATCCGGGACCTGGCGGCGAGCCCTCTTCTCCATCGACCACAAGATGGTCGCCATCCGCTACGTCCTGGCGGCCTCGGCTTTCCTGCTGCTGGGCTTCGGCCTGATGCTGATCATGCGCTGGCAGCTCGCCAATCCCGGCGCACCGCTGCCCTGGCTCGCTGCCCTGTTCGGCGAATCCAAGATGCCCGGCGGCATCGTGCTGCCCGAGTTCTACAACCAGCTCGGGGCCATGCACGGCACCATCATGGTTTTCCTCGGCGTCGTGCCGCTGGCCGTCGGCGGCTTCGGCAACTACCTGGTTCCGCTCCAGATCGGCGCTCCAAACGTCGCCTTTCCGCGCCTCAACGGCGTCGCCTTCTACCTCTATCTGCTCGCCGGCTCGGTGATGGTGGGCTCCTTCTTCCTGCCTGGCGGAGCCCCCCAATCGGGCTGGACCTCCTACCCGCCCCTCGCCAACATCGCCCCCCTCGGCCAGACCTTCTGGCTCGTCGGCATCGTGCTCCTCGCCGTCTCCTCGCTGCTCGGCGCCATCAACCTGATCACCACCGTGGTCCAGCTCCGCGCACCGGGCATGACCATGATGCGCCTGCCCTTCTTCGTCTGGGCGCAGCTGGTCACCGCCTTCCTCCTGCTGCTGGCCTTTCCCCCCCTCGAGGCGGCCGGCCTGATGCAGCTCATGGACCGGCTGGCGGACACCAGCTTCTTCATGCCCAGCGGCCTAGTGGTGAGCGGCGAAGTCCTCGACCTCAGCGGCGGCGGCAGCCCGATCCTGTGGCAGCACCTGTTCTGGTTCCTCGCCCATCCGGAGGTCTACGTCCTCATCCTGCCGGCCCTGGGAATCGTCGGCGAGATCATCGCCACCAACACGCGCCGTCCCCTGTGGGGCTACCGATCGCTGGTCTACTCGGTGATCTTCCTCGGCTTCATGTCTTTTCTGGTCTGGGCCCACCACATGTTCCTCACCGGCATGGGAACGGTCCTCAACACCTTCTTTCAAACCACCACGATGATCATCTCGATCCCCTCCGTGATCATCCTGACGGCCCTCCTCTTTTCCCTCTGGGGCGGCTCCATCCGCTTCACCACGCCGATGCTCTTCGCCATCGCCTTCCTGCCGATGTTCGGCCTCGGCGGCCTCACCGGCCTGCCCCTCGGCCTCGCCGCCTCGAACATCCACCTGCACGACACCTACTACGTCATTGCCCACTTCCACTACGTGGTGGCACCGGGCACTCTCTTCGCCCTCTTCGCCGGCATCTATCACTGGTACCCGAAGGTCACCGGCCGCCCGATGAGCCGGCACCTCGGCCTGATCCACTTCTGGGGCAGCCTGGTGTGCATGAACGGTGTCTTCTTGCCGATGTTCCTGCAGGGTCTGGCCGGCATGCAGCGGCGCCTCTACGACGGCGGCCAGATCTACGCCCACACCGAGAACGTCGTCGCCCTGCACGGCCTGATCGGCCTCTCGGCCGCCGGCCTCGGCCTCTTCCAGCTACCCTTCCTGATCAACCTCCTGATCAGCCTCAAGGGCCGCCCTTCGACCGCCCGCAATCCCTGGCGCGCCACCACCCTCGAATGGCAAACCGCCTCGCCCCCGCCGCCCGGCAACTTCACCGCCATTCCGCAGATCCACCGGCAGCCCTACGAGTACAGCCTGCCGGGAAGGGCCTCCGATTTCACGCCCCAATCCCAGCCGCCGGCAGCCGCCTCGCCGGGACTGGCCGACTCCCCCTGAGACGCGGCCGCGAGGAGGCGACGATCCAGCACCCCATTCCCTACACCGTCGAGATCCGTCCCGATACCGGACTGCACAACGTCCAGCTCGGGATCTGGCTGTTCCTGGCCTCGGAGGTGATGCTCTTCGGCGCCCTCTTCGCGGCCTACCTCCTGCTGCGAGTCGGTGCCGCCGATCCCTGGCCCCCTGGGGCGACCATTCTCGACCTGCCGCTGGGTCTGCTCGCCACTTTCGTCTTGATCCTCTCGAACGTCACCATGGTCGCCGGCT contains the following coding sequences:
- a CDS encoding carboxypeptidase regulatory-like domain-containing protein yields the protein MGRRFSLVLTIFALLSVSLSADGGSVSGKIVFDDKIPRLRPLRIESDPACAAKHDGRVYPDFLILGEDNALANVLIQVRNPPPGNYQAPEEAIVIDQVGCVYTPRVVAVMTGQELLFRNSDGILHNVHGLPKANREFNIGMPPTVAESSQRLVEPEPAFPVRCDVHPWMEAYVAVLSHPFFSISGEDGRYEIDDLPPGTYELAAWHEKLGIHTTTVTVEEGEATADFTLRVPK
- a CDS encoding cbb3-type cytochrome c oxidase subunit I, with amino-acid sequence MVAIRYVLAASAFLLLGFGLMLIMRWQLANPGAPLPWLAALFGESKMPGGIVLPEFYNQLGAMHGTIMVFLGVVPLAVGGFGNYLVPLQIGAPNVAFPRLNGVAFYLYLLAGSVMVGSFFLPGGAPQSGWTSYPPLANIAPLGQTFWLVGIVLLAVSSLLGAINLITTVVQLRAPGMTMMRLPFFVWAQLVTAFLLLLAFPPLEAAGLMQLMDRLADTSFFMPSGLVVSGEVLDLSGGGSPILWQHLFWFLAHPEVYVLILPALGIVGEIIATNTRRPLWGYRSLVYSVIFLGFMSFLVWAHHMFLTGMGTVLNTFFQTTTMIISIPSVIILTALLFSLWGGSIRFTTPMLFAIAFLPMFGLGGLTGLPLGLAASNIHLHDTYYVIAHFHYVVAPGTLFALFAGIYHWYPKVTGRPMSRHLGLIHFWGSLVCMNGVFLPMFLQGLAGMQRRLYDGGQIYAHTENVVALHGLIGLSAAGLGLFQLPFLINLLISLKGRPSTARNPWRATTLEWQTASPPPPGNFTAIPQIHRQPYEYSLPGRASDFTPQSQPPAAASPGLADSP